One Salvia splendens isolate huo1 chromosome 12, SspV2, whole genome shotgun sequence genomic window carries:
- the LOC121757199 gene encoding uncharacterized protein LOC121757199 produces the protein MEGESFTHMIHEHPLSLIPDSAGKRGYRPWCYGCLRYFIPGDAKYGCSLHWCGFDGLLHKECMEMPREIMHPIHPSHSLALYVSYGYNECEICKKGCSELSYRCSQRGCNGLAIHLGCSVGLNEKDSAQPVMKHPSHPQHELRFSKKTRWCPFPCDACGATEKGDSYTCTICDYSIHESCALLPASKEFPRHHPAHSLSLAFDVPTVYIQYQFECAICNKTLPLRRWVYHCNLCSYVVHLNCANSIFDNEYASAIDDEKEVTTIFPIKVEDMYEEMIVPFVKRESGQILVPGVHDNHNIGKYNFSNHPHRLTFITFSSSSSSSTSHHHYKKDDEEEDDDDGEDYSIPRSELICDGCTLAIHEKKQTGEDGYESGYMSCDECKYFLHLSCFNLPPEIPSLTIHPHKLMIRNVGKLTDWILCRFCRAFTNGLYYACTSARCSFTIDIKCASMPNTIKYIAHPQHNHLKLERVTDAVWPDLCAGCFKIIIPEFGCVGKYGCSSCRFSVCNKCVMLPARNKHRSEKHLLLLTYDAYVNRPGEFYCSICEERMNPRIWMYHCRDCDQSFHPECFHVKSGKYRNINFGTQQYVISSFHDPHHRLRFQIITKKKRCDLCHHDRYGGAGFQCESCFFVACTPCGVKHIEDAHASDSN, from the exons atggaGGGTGAGAGTTTTACTCATATGATTCATGAACACCCACTGAGTCTGATCCCCGACTCGGCCGGGAAAAGGGGTTACCGTCCATGGTGTTATGGCTGTTTGAGATACTTTATACCCGGAGATGCAAAGTATGGATGCAGCCTCCACTGGTGTGGATTTGATGGGTTGTTACACAAAGAATGCATGGAAATGCCGAGAGAGATTATGCATCCTATCCATCCTTCACACTCACTCGCATTGTATGTATCTTACGGATATAACGAATGTGAAATTTGTAAAAAGGGTTGTTCTGAGTTAAGCTACAGATGTAGCCAACGGGGTTGCAATGGATTGGCGATCCATCTTGGATGCTCGGTGGGCCTTAACGAAAAGGATTCAGCGCAGCCGGTAATGAAGCACCCAAGCCATCCTCAACATGAGCTACGATTTTCCAAGAAAACGAGGTGGTGCCCATTCCCATGTGATGCCTGCGGTGCCACTGAGAAAGGGGACTCCTACACCTGCACAATTTGCGACTACTCCATACACGAGAGCTGCGCACTCCTCCCTGCGTCTAAGGAGTTCCCTCGTCATCACCCTGCCCACTCTCTGTCCCTCGCCTTTGATGTTCCAACTGTGTACATCCAATATCAATTTGAGTGTGCTATATGCAACAAAACCTTGCCATTAAGACGTTGGGTCTATCATTGCAACCTCTGCAGTTATGTCGTCCATCTCAACTGCGCCAACTCCAT ATTTGATAATGAATATGCAAGTGCAATTGATGATGAGAAAGAGGTAACAACCATTTTTCCAATAAAAGTAGAGGACATGTATGAGGAGATGATCGTACCTTTCGTTAAGCGAGAAAGTGGACAAATTCTTGTCCCTGGTGTTCATGACAATCACAACATTGGCAAGTATAACTTCTCCAATCACCCTCATCGACTAACTTTTATtacattttcttcttcatcatcgtcatcaaCATCTCATCATCACTACAAAaaagatgatgaagaagaagatgatgatgatggagaAGATTATAGTATTCCAAGATCGGAATTAATATGTGATGGGTGCACATTGGCTATACATGAAAAGAAGCAAACAGGTGAGGATGGGTATGAGAGTGGTTACATGAGTTGTGATGAATGCAAATACTTTCTCCACTTGTCCTGCTTCAACTTACCACCTGAGATCCCCTCTCTTACAATTCATCCTCACAAACTAATGATTCGGAATGTTGGCAAGCTCACAGATTGGATATTATGTAGATTTTGTCGTGCTTTTACAAATGGGCTCTATTACGCTTGTACAAGCGCTAGGTGCTCCTTCACAATAGATATCAAGTGTGCTTCTATGCCCAACACCATAAAATATATAGCTCACCCACAGCATAATCATCTCAAGCTAGAGCGAGTCACAGATGCAGTATGGCCTGATTTATGCGCTGGCTGTTTTAAGATAATAATTCCAGAATTTGGTTGTGTGGGAAAATACGGATGCAGTAGCTGTAGGTTCAGTGTGTGTAACAAGTGTGTGATGTTACCAGCAAGAAATAAGCATAGATCGGAGAAGCActtgttgttgttgacatatGATGCCTATGTTAACCGTCCTGGGGAGTTCTACTGCAGCATTTGCGAAGAACGAATGAATCCTAGGATTTGGATGTATCATTGTCGAGACTGCGATCAATCCTTTCATCCTGAATGCTTTCATGTTAAGTCAGGTAAGTACAGAAACATCAACTTTGGAACACAGCAGTATGTGATCTCCAGTTTTCATGACCCTCACCACCGTCTTAGATTTCAAATCATAACTAAGAAGAAGAGATGTGATCTATGCCATCATGATAGATATGGTGGGGCTGGATTTCAATGTGAGTCATGCTTCTTTGTCGCATGTACCCCATGTGGTGTGAAACACATTGAGGATGCACATGCATCTGATTCAAATTGA
- the LOC121759010 gene encoding protein RETICULATA-RELATED 1, chloroplastic-like — MSHSVFQTAQIMPLAPTTKSLSSKPLQPISTVSLRPSPPPLAGRRRRRCFSIVASSSSLVDGDANAHLERCFQASPDAPSSSSVEFGPTMKGGQYGAFGAVTLEKSKLDMTKKETKSSPQIDTGGGGGNQGKGLSHGGGDGGDDGGDDDDYFDDFDEGDEGDEGGPFRRRIILGELFDRKFVDAVLNEWQKTIMDLPAGLRQAYEMGMVSSAQLVKFLAINARPTTARFISRSLPQGLSRAFIGRMIADPAFMLRMLFEQGSTIGCSVLWEIQNRKERIKQEWDLALINVLTVTACNAIVVWSLAPCRSYGTTFQTDLQNTLQKLPNNIFESSYRYREFDIQKRLLSFLYRAAELSMVGFTAGAAQGALSNFVARKKEGRLSVSVPSVSTNALGYGAFLGLYANLRYQLLCGFEIATTSYFDVIGVALFFSTALRVLNVQVGESSRLAWLGVEADPLVHSEDLLKAYNRPSEGANQSSSKWFISKNTIVSGLGLLGIRQGQPDSKVEGDAPGPKARRKRIVKRKVATS, encoded by the exons ATGTCTCATTCAGTGTTCCAAACGGCGCAGATTATGCCCCTCGCGCCAACGACCAAATCCCTATCGTCCAAGCCGCTGCAGCCGATTTCAACCGTCTCCCTGCGTCCATCACCGCCGCCGCTCGCcgggaggaggcggaggcgttGTTTTTCGATTGTCGCTTCGTCTTCTTCGTTGGTGGATGGTGACGCGAATGCGCACCTTGAGCGATGCTTTCAGGCGTCGCCGGATGCGCCGTCGTCGAGCTCCGTGGAATTTGGCCCCACTATGAAGGGCGGACAGTACGGGGCGTTTGGAGCTGTTACCTTGGAGAAATCGAAGCTGGATATGACGAAGAAGGAAACTAAGTCTAGTCCTCAG ATTGACactgggggtggaggtggcaatCAGGGGAAAGGTCTTAGTCACGGTGGTGGTGATGGAGGCGATGATggtggtgatgatgatgattactTTGACGATTTTGACGAGGGTGACGAGGGAGACGAGGGTGGACCATTTAGGAGAAGGATCATTCTGGGGGAG TTGTTTGATAGGAAATTTGTTGATGCTGTATTAAATGAGTGGCAAAAGACGATTATGGATTTGCCTGCTGGGTTACGTCAAGCTTATGAAATG GGTATGGTTAGTTCTGCTCAATTGGTTAAGTTTCTTGCAATCAATGCCAGGCCAACCACAGCAAGGTTCATATCACGGTCTCTTCCCCAAGGACTGTCTAGAGCATTTATTGGCAG GATGATTGCCGATCCAGCATTTATGCTGAGGATGCTTTTTGAGCAGGGAAGTACAATTGGTTGCTCTGTTTTGTGGGAGATCCAGAATCGAAAAGAGAG GATAAAGCAAGAATGGGATCTTGCCCTCATCAACGTGCTCACAGTGACAGCTTGCAATGCAATTGTTGTTTGGTCCCTTGCCCCCTGTCGTTCATATGGAACTACCTTCCAAACTGATTTGCAGAATACTCTGCAAAAGCTCCCAAACAATATTTTTGAAAGTAGCTATAGATATAGAGAGTTTGACATCCAAAAGAGACTTCTATCATTCCTTTACAGAGCTGCAGAGCTAAGTATGGTAGGATTTACAGCTGGAGCTGCACAGGGTGCTCTATCAAATTTTGTTGCCAGGAAAAAGGAGGGAAG GTTATCAGTGAGCGTTCCATCTGTTAGCACCAATGCACTCGGTTATGGAGCCTTCCTTGGTCTTTATGCTAATCTGCGGTATCAACTCTTATGCGGTTTTGAGATAGCTACGACCAGTTACTTTGATGTCATTGGAGTAGCTCTGTTCTTCAGCACTGCTTTGAG GGTCCTGAATGTTCAAGTGGGAGAGTCATCTAGATTGGCGTGGCTTGGTGTCGAAGCGGATCCATTGGTTCACTCAGAGGATCTCCTGAAAGCTTACAACAGACCTTCAGAAGGCGCCAACCAGTCTTCTTCCAAATGGTTCATATCCAAGAATACCATTGTCTCTGGACTCGGGCTTCTTGGGATCAGACAAGGGCAACCCGACTCTAAAGTGGAGGGCGATGCACCTGGGCCCAAGGCCAGAAGGAAGAGAATTGTCAAAAGGAAGGTGGCAACAAGTTGA